The following coding sequences are from one Candidatus Nitrosopumilus sp. SW window:
- a CDS encoding ChuX/HutX family heme-like substrate-binding protein, producing the protein MLFELLSDIVKIENVLFVVKSEGVTSEVRSPLSIKQKEKWITLGENDDPAHMHIDSELISHAEFIKEIKPERTSFSVRFYNKDNQRVLAAFFTKMYDDSKTLIPERKKLYEQMNQKFSSKINFKKNLV; encoded by the coding sequence TTGCTTTTTGAGTTATTATCTGACATTGTTAAAATTGAGAATGTTTTATTTGTTGTAAAAAGTGAGGGTGTTACCAGCGAGGTTAGAAGCCCTCTTAGTATTAAACAAAAAGAAAAATGGATTACTCTTGGCGAAAATGATGATCCTGCACACATGCATATTGATTCGGAATTGATTAGTCATGCAGAATTTATAAAAGAAATAAAACCAGAACGTACAAGTTTTAGTGTAAGATTTTACAATAAAGATAACCAAAGAGTTTTGGCAGCATTTTTTACAAAAATGTATGATGATTCTAAAACATTGATTCCTGAAAGAAAAAAATTGTATGAACAAATGAACCAAAAGTTTTCTTCTAAAATTAATTTTAAAAAAAACCTTGTCTGA
- a CDS encoding D-glycerate dehydrogenase, whose translation MRKKVFLTRTLHDFALKELKKKYQIEVNHGKIPIPQTKLRSKIKDVDGLICFPYDIINKETIDLAKNLKVISTYSVGFDHIDTKYAKEKKIRVGYTPEVLTDATADLAFSLLLDSLRRVSEGDRIIRSGKWKVIYGAHDYVGLDLQGKTLGILGLGRIGKTLAKRAKAFDMNIIYHNRNQIPKSKEKSLGVKYVSFERLISQSDVISIHVPHTKETDKMFNIKVFRKMKSTSFLINTSRGKVVNEKDLVIALKKKIIAGAGLDVFEQEPISQNHHLAKFQNVVLAPHIGSSTKETRSKMAEITVKNLNLGMNGKKPIYSVGY comes from the coding sequence ATGAGAAAGAAAGTGTTTCTGACAAGAACACTTCATGATTTTGCTTTAAAGGAGTTAAAGAAAAAATATCAAATCGAAGTTAATCATGGAAAAATTCCAATTCCTCAAACAAAATTACGATCAAAAATTAAAGATGTTGATGGATTGATCTGTTTTCCATATGATATAATCAACAAAGAAACAATTGATTTGGCAAAAAATCTCAAGGTCATTAGTACCTATAGTGTAGGTTTTGATCATATCGATACAAAATATGCAAAAGAAAAAAAGATCAGAGTAGGATATACTCCAGAGGTTTTGACTGATGCAACAGCAGATTTAGCTTTTTCGTTATTACTTGATTCATTAAGAAGGGTTTCAGAGGGAGACAGAATAATTCGCAGCGGTAAATGGAAAGTAATCTACGGCGCACATGATTATGTAGGATTAGATCTACAAGGAAAGACACTTGGGATTTTGGGGTTAGGAAGAATTGGAAAAACACTTGCAAAAAGAGCCAAAGCATTTGATATGAATATAATTTATCATAACAGAAATCAGATACCAAAATCTAAAGAAAAATCTCTAGGTGTAAAATACGTCTCATTTGAGAGATTAATCTCACAAAGCGATGTGATTTCTATTCATGTTCCACACACAAAAGAAACAGACAAGATGTTTAACATTAAAGTATTTAGAAAAATGAAAAGTACATCATTTTTGATCAATACCTCAAGAGGTAAAGTAGTCAATGAAAAAGACCTTGTAATTGCATTAAAGAAAAAGATCATTGCAGGGGCAGGATTAGATGTGTTTGAGCAAGAACCAATAAGCCAAAATCATCATCTTGCAAAATTTCAAAACGTAGTGTTGGCGCCACATATAGGCAGTTCAACTAAAGAGACGCGTTCCAAGATGGCTGAAATTACCGTAAAAAATCTCAATCTAGGAATGAATGGAAAAAAACCGATCTATTCAGTAGGATACTGA
- a CDS encoding S8 family serine peptidase, with protein sequence MDISEATSMVKSLQYFAVIGLFSILLSSGIAINVSALPEHVPNIGRFVTPTTDSSILEVYESKGCSVKYVFEEMSALDCPPSIGRLMGLQQDIEVFALDITANAQIKATNVQTTGLSGSGVTVAVLDTGIDSTHTELSSSIVGGKSFVDYTTSYDDDHGHGTFVSGLITSDGIIDPSGLGSAPNAQIWVGKVLGPNGGYLSDTVAAINHVVANSDADVISMSLGSVYPNLYKGKNCDRAYPAMTNAVENAISNGVTVVAAAGNDGSLGVPIPGCISDVITVGAIDSTDSPAYFTGTGRSVDVVALGVNDYSTMNGGGYGIGSGTSFSTPVVSGVIALMIENDSTLSPLQIQEALRNTAVDIGSTGFDSSTGYGKVDALAAINYSPGSSDGGDDSNSDPKCSLGKQKRNLC encoded by the coding sequence ATGGATATTTCTGAAGCAACATCTATGGTCAAGTCCTTACAATATTTTGCTGTAATTGGTCTATTCTCAATTTTACTTTCTAGTGGTATTGCAATTAATGTATCTGCATTACCTGAACATGTTCCTAACATTGGAAGATTTGTAACTCCTACAACAGATTCTTCAATACTTGAAGTGTATGAATCCAAAGGTTGCTCAGTAAAGTATGTTTTTGAAGAAATGAGTGCACTTGATTGTCCTCCTTCTATTGGACGATTAATGGGATTACAACAAGACATTGAAGTTTTTGCACTTGATATTACTGCTAATGCTCAAATAAAAGCAACTAATGTTCAAACAACTGGTTTATCTGGAAGTGGTGTTACCGTTGCAGTTTTAGATACTGGTATCGATAGTACTCATACAGAACTTTCATCTTCTATTGTTGGTGGAAAAAGCTTTGTTGATTACACTACTAGTTATGATGATGATCATGGGCATGGAACATTTGTTTCTGGTCTAATAACCTCTGATGGCATTATTGATCCTTCAGGATTAGGTTCTGCACCAAATGCTCAAATTTGGGTTGGTAAAGTTCTCGGTCCTAATGGTGGATACCTTAGTGATACTGTAGCTGCAATAAATCATGTTGTTGCAAACAGTGATGCAGATGTTATTAGCATGAGTCTTGGTTCAGTGTATCCTAATCTCTACAAAGGCAAAAACTGTGATAGAGCTTATCCTGCAATGACTAACGCCGTAGAAAATGCAATTTCTAATGGTGTTACTGTTGTTGCTGCTGCTGGAAATGACGGTAGCTTAGGCGTTCCAATTCCTGGTTGTATTTCTGATGTTATCACAGTCGGAGCAATTGACTCAACTGATTCTCCTGCATACTTTACAGGCACTGGTCGTTCTGTGGATGTAGTAGCACTAGGCGTAAATGATTATTCTACAATGAATGGTGGCGGATATGGTATAGGTTCTGGTACTAGTTTTTCAACTCCTGTAGTATCTGGAGTAATTGCATTGATGATTGAAAATGATTCTACTCTATCTCCTCTGCAAATTCAAGAAGCTCTGAGAAATACTGCAGTTGATATTGGTTCTACTGGTTTTGACAGTTCTACTGGTTATGGCAAAGTTGATGCATTAGCTGCAATAAATTATTCTCCTGGTTCTAGTGATGGCGGCGATGATAGTAATTCTGACCCCAAATGTTCTTTAGGTAAGCAAAAACGTAATCTATGTTAG
- a CDS encoding 2-oxoacid:ferredoxin oxidoreductase subunit beta has product MALKMADFKTDVHNDWCPGCGDFGIVNAIQMALAEIGVERDKTAIFSGIGCSGKTSHYINTYGVHTLHGRVLTFAQGAKIANPEMTIVAVGGDGDGLGIGAGHFVAAGRRNVNMTYIIFDNGVYGLTKGQASPTLKLGEQTKSLPSPNTNYNVNPIGLAVASGFTFVARGYSYDVRHLKDLIIQAVNHKGLSFLDVLQPCPTYNDLNTRDWYAGSDLMDEAQKRHSRIYKLEEHGYDPVVHYNEEAEVNERLTQALIKSLEWGNKIPIGVFYKNEIITPYTVRLRDKIPNYLENPPAKQNITKNGLPNTDISHILDSLEV; this is encoded by the coding sequence ATGGCGCTTAAGATGGCTGATTTCAAGACTGATGTTCATAATGACTGGTGTCCAGGCTGCGGTGATTTTGGAATAGTTAATGCCATTCAGATGGCATTAGCTGAAATAGGGGTAGAAAGAGACAAGACTGCAATATTTTCTGGAATTGGTTGTTCGGGTAAAACATCCCACTACATCAATACATACGGTGTTCATACTCTGCATGGAAGAGTATTGACATTTGCACAGGGTGCTAAAATTGCAAATCCTGAGATGACTATAGTTGCAGTTGGAGGTGATGGTGATGGTCTTGGAATTGGTGCAGGTCATTTTGTTGCAGCAGGAAGACGTAATGTAAACATGACATACATTATTTTTGATAATGGAGTTTATGGATTAACAAAGGGACAGGCATCTCCTACACTAAAACTTGGAGAACAAACAAAATCTCTTCCGTCCCCAAACACAAATTACAATGTTAACCCAATTGGATTGGCAGTTGCAAGTGGATTTACCTTTGTTGCAAGAGGTTACTCTTATGATGTCAGACACCTCAAAGATTTAATTATTCAAGCAGTAAATCACAAAGGCCTTTCATTTTTGGATGTTTTACAACCCTGTCCAACTTACAATGACCTTAACACCAGAGATTGGTATGCTGGATCTGATTTGATGGATGAAGCACAAAAAAGACATTCAAGAATTTACAAACTTGAAGAACACGGATATGACCCTGTTGTACATTATAATGAAGAAGCAGAAGTCAATGAAAGACTCACACAGGCCTTAATCAAATCTCTTGAATGGGGAAACAAGATTCCAATTGGTGTATTTTACAAAAATGAAATCATTACTCCTTATACGGTTAGATTAAGAGACAAAATTCCAAATTACTTGGAAAACCCACCTGCAAAACAAAATATTACAAAAAACGGATTACCTAACACCGATATCTCTCACATCTTAGACTCGCTAGAAGTCTAA
- the leuD gene encoding 3-isopropylmalate dehydratase small subunit (catalyzes the isomerization between 2-isopropylmalate and 3-isopropylmalate in leucine biosynthesis): MKGNVIKYERDNIDTDVIIPGQYLKVHDYAELATHAMEGLDPDFHSKVKEGDFILSGKNFGCGSSREHAPIALSHSGIKAVLALSFARIFYRNSVDGAFLLPIEIEEDAYNGISEGDELDIDISKNEIKNLTKNQTYKMKPFSEIIGKIIEAGGLFNYKP; this comes from the coding sequence ATGAAGGGAAATGTCATAAAATATGAAAGAGATAACATCGACACTGATGTGATTATTCCTGGTCAATATCTTAAGGTTCATGATTATGCTGAACTTGCAACACATGCAATGGAGGGACTAGACCCTGATTTTCATTCAAAAGTAAAGGAAGGTGATTTTATTTTATCTGGAAAGAATTTTGGATGTGGTTCATCACGAGAACATGCCCCAATTGCACTATCTCATTCTGGAATCAAAGCTGTATTGGCATTATCTTTTGCAAGAATCTTTTATAGAAATTCTGTTGATGGTGCATTTTTGTTACCCATTGAAATTGAAGAGGATGCATACAATGGAATCTCTGAAGGAGATGAACTTGATATTGATATCAGTAAAAACGAAATTAAGAATTTGACAAAAAACCAAACATACAAGATGAAACCTTTCTCTGAAATTATTGGAAAAATAATTGAAGCTGGTGGACTTTTTAATTACAAGCCATAG
- a CDS encoding RNA-guided pseudouridylation complex pseudouridine synthase subunit Cbf5, which yields MTLKQLENLIEVDQDITDDAYGTYYDKRTIEQLLNYGIIILDKPPGPTSHETVAWTKRILKLPKIGHSGTLDPQVSGVLPLGLGEATKALGVLLFGPKEYHALGRVHSLPSKEKLHEVIESLTGEIYQKPPQRSAVVRQTRTRTIYEFEVLEQKERLLLTRVLCEAGTYIRKLYYDLGEILGPGATMIELRRTRVDQFRETDGLVTLHELANAFALWEEKKDDSKLKSMIQPVENALSELKSVVIRDSAVDAMCHGAQLAIPGILKISPNLKKGDIVGIYTQKGEAVALAESTMSEEEIKDAAKGYAFETKRIIMAPNTYPKKWRTKPSSKE from the coding sequence ATGACTCTAAAACAACTAGAAAATCTAATTGAAGTTGATCAAGACATCACTGATGATGCATATGGTACATACTATGACAAAAGAACAATAGAACAACTACTAAACTATGGAATTATAATTTTAGACAAACCTCCTGGACCTACAAGTCATGAGACAGTAGCTTGGACAAAAAGAATATTGAAACTGCCAAAAATTGGACACAGTGGAACTCTAGACCCTCAAGTTTCAGGAGTATTGCCTTTAGGATTGGGTGAGGCAACTAAAGCATTAGGTGTGTTGCTCTTTGGTCCGAAAGAATATCATGCATTAGGTAGAGTACATTCTCTCCCCTCAAAAGAAAAACTACATGAAGTAATAGAATCACTAACTGGTGAAATTTACCAAAAACCTCCACAACGTTCTGCAGTAGTGAGACAAACAAGAACAAGAACAATTTATGAGTTTGAAGTTCTAGAACAAAAAGAAAGATTACTACTAACTCGAGTATTATGTGAGGCTGGAACATACATTAGAAAATTATACTATGATCTAGGTGAGATTCTAGGACCTGGTGCAACCATGATTGAACTCCGAAGGACTAGAGTTGATCAATTTAGAGAAACAGATGGATTGGTGACTCTTCATGAACTTGCAAATGCGTTTGCATTGTGGGAGGAAAAGAAAGATGATTCTAAACTAAAGAGTATGATTCAACCTGTAGAGAATGCCCTAAGTGAATTAAAATCTGTGGTGATTCGTGACTCTGCAGTTGATGCAATGTGTCATGGTGCACAACTTGCAATTCCTGGAATTTTGAAAATTTCTCCCAATTTGAAAAAGGGTGACATTGTTGGCATTTACACTCAGAAAGGAGAAGCAGTTGCATTAGCAGAATCTACAATGAGTGAAGAAGAGATTAAAGATGCTGCAAAAGGATATGCCTTTGAAACCAAGAGAATAATCATGGCTCCAAACACTTATCCTAAAAAATGGAGAACAAAACCCTCTTCCAAAGAATAA
- a CDS encoding 2-oxoacid:ferredoxin oxidoreductase subunit alpha: MSSTDFTWLIGGPQGSGVESGANIFSRVCAEMGYQVFGKREFYSNIKGEHSYFTVRISDQKIHSNINDVTLMASFDAETIFRHYDEVISGGGIIYDSALEDTTTDKVHTLDAPFRERLHKKLESKNKPFSIAGVLEIAKENGVKLYPVSFKAILEALAEETENPRLKGLIRMFNVIGVSLSLGLVKMPPDSLQKTIGTIFSKKQEIAKINQQTANYSYNYATAKFDEFNHTLTGTQKEPGTLLVQGFQGTALGKMACGCRMQPYYPITPASDESVFLESNEILEIIDDRPGSTAVIQTEDEICAMGMAIGSALTGTRSATCTSGPGFALMTEMLGWAGINEVPVVITNYQRSGPSTGLPTRHGQDDLLFSVFAGHGDFPKIVYASGDVEESFYDTGNVFNYADVFQVPVIHLMDKFIASSVVTCNRFDPSKITINRGKLLDKVENGYERFAFTDDGVSPRSRLGIDNGIFWNTGDESDEKGHITEDPILRANMMDKRMSRLDLILKEIPDVEKAVSFGIEEYTVISWGSAKGPIIDAIEMLKKEGISIGFVQLKLLHPFPSEYVSSLLKDAKTIIDVEANHSAQLGKLFKQNVQRNIDYSILKYTGRAMTSTEIYDSLKKIIEHKADKREVLMHGA; this comes from the coding sequence ATGAGTTCTACTGATTTTACATGGCTTATTGGAGGTCCTCAAGGCAGTGGAGTTGAGTCTGGCGCAAACATATTCTCAAGAGTATGTGCTGAGATGGGATATCAAGTATTTGGGAAAAGAGAATTCTATTCTAATATTAAAGGTGAACACAGCTACTTTACAGTAAGAATATCTGATCAAAAAATACATTCAAACATAAATGATGTAACCTTGATGGCATCCTTTGACGCTGAAACTATTTTTCGTCATTATGATGAAGTAATCTCTGGCGGTGGAATAATCTATGACTCTGCTCTTGAGGATACTACTACTGACAAAGTCCATACACTTGATGCACCATTTAGAGAACGACTCCATAAAAAACTTGAATCAAAGAATAAACCATTCTCAATTGCAGGTGTTTTAGAAATTGCAAAAGAAAATGGTGTGAAACTATACCCAGTATCCTTTAAAGCAATTCTTGAAGCACTAGCAGAAGAAACTGAAAATCCTCGTCTAAAGGGATTAATTCGAATGTTCAATGTAATTGGTGTTTCTTTGTCATTAGGATTAGTTAAGATGCCTCCTGATTCTTTGCAAAAAACAATTGGAACAATTTTCTCCAAGAAACAAGAGATTGCAAAAATTAATCAACAAACTGCAAACTATTCTTATAATTATGCTACTGCAAAGTTTGATGAATTCAATCACACTTTAACTGGAACTCAAAAAGAACCGGGAACTCTTTTGGTTCAAGGATTCCAAGGAACTGCATTGGGAAAGATGGCATGTGGTTGTAGAATGCAACCCTATTATCCAATTACCCCCGCTTCAGATGAATCTGTATTTTTAGAATCCAATGAAATACTGGAAATAATTGATGACCGCCCTGGTTCTACCGCAGTAATCCAAACTGAAGATGAGATTTGTGCCATGGGTATGGCTATAGGCAGTGCATTGACTGGAACACGTTCTGCAACCTGTACTTCTGGACCTGGATTTGCCTTGATGACTGAAATGTTAGGCTGGGCAGGCATAAATGAGGTGCCTGTAGTAATTACAAATTATCAAAGAAGTGGACCTTCAACTGGTTTGCCAACCCGACACGGACAAGATGATTTGCTATTTTCAGTTTTTGCAGGACATGGTGATTTTCCAAAAATTGTCTATGCTTCAGGTGATGTTGAAGAGAGTTTCTATGATACTGGAAATGTTTTCAATTATGCTGACGTATTTCAGGTTCCAGTTATTCATTTAATGGATAAATTCATTGCAAGTTCTGTTGTGACATGTAATCGATTTGATCCGTCTAAAATCACAATTAATCGTGGAAAACTCTTAGACAAAGTTGAAAATGGATATGAGAGATTTGCATTTACTGATGATGGTGTTTCTCCTCGTTCTAGGTTGGGGATTGATAACGGAATATTTTGGAATACTGGTGATGAATCTGATGAAAAAGGACACATCACAGAAGATCCAATTTTGCGTGCAAATATGATGGACAAAAGAATGTCTCGTCTTGACTTGATTCTAAAAGAAATTCCAGATGTGGAAAAGGCTGTATCCTTTGGTATTGAAGAATACACTGTAATCTCATGGGGGTCTGCAAAGGGACCGATTATTGACGCAATCGAAATGCTCAAAAAAGAAGGAATCTCTATTGGATTTGTACAACTAAAACTATTACATCCATTTCCTAGTGAGTATGTTTCATCTCTACTAAAAGATGCAAAGACAATCATTGATGTTGAAGCAAATCACTCTGCACAACTAGGAAAATTGTTCAAACAAAATGTGCAAAGAAACATTGACTATTCTATCTTAAAATACACCGGAAGAGCAATGACTAGTACTGAAATTTATGATTCACTTAAGAAAATTATTGAACACAAAGCAGACAAAAGGGAGGTTTTGATGCATGGCGCTTAA
- a CDS encoding NAD(P)/FAD-dependent oxidoreductase has translation MNHNFDVVIIGGGILGTSLSYFLSFLNKSKKIAVIEQAQNVAFHTSGRNTGKIHAPYLYNPEKKKLFANAAFHGFDMWEKYSKLHDLPFKKDGVIEVALDNKGIKVLEKYLKWAKQNGLEENDIELMDKSEIKKIEPEIKCEAALYVYRDGSADYSKYTQSLMEDSKENGTTFLLDTKVTETKKENGKWRIKLNQEDEIITEFLINAAGGEAVDIAHDVGVATKLTDVHFRGEYWKAPKQYNKLTKTSIYSVPEFPDYPFLDPHWIIRVNGSCEIGPNAVPVFSPYGYNRSENIKEFVPKMLEMIGSGARKAIFDKQFQELAMNEIQSSMSKSAMVERVRRFLPKIDPDKITEKGTAGIRSSIINEKGKFEPDVILLDDSSSFHILNYNSPGATGALPFAAYIVNHLHKSGLFVNETTDAQCGPWKFSEIIEKIEKK, from the coding sequence TTGAATCATAATTTTGACGTGGTAATTATTGGTGGAGGTATTCTTGGCACATCTTTGTCATATTTTCTCTCATTTCTAAACAAATCAAAAAAAATAGCAGTAATAGAACAAGCACAAAATGTTGCATTTCATACCAGTGGCAGAAACACAGGTAAAATACATGCACCGTATCTCTACAATCCTGAAAAGAAAAAGCTATTTGCAAACGCAGCATTTCATGGATTTGACATGTGGGAGAAATATTCCAAACTACATGACTTGCCGTTTAAAAAAGATGGAGTAATAGAAGTTGCACTAGACAATAAAGGAATCAAAGTTTTAGAAAAATATCTCAAATGGGCAAAACAAAATGGGTTAGAAGAAAATGACATTGAGTTAATGGACAAATCAGAGATTAAAAAAATTGAACCAGAGATAAAATGCGAAGCTGCACTTTATGTTTATAGAGATGGTTCTGCAGATTATTCAAAATATACACAATCATTAATGGAAGACAGTAAAGAAAATGGAACAACATTTCTTTTAGATACCAAAGTTACAGAGACAAAAAAAGAAAATGGAAAATGGAGAATAAAACTAAATCAAGAAGATGAAATTATTACAGAATTTTTAATCAATGCTGCAGGAGGAGAAGCAGTAGACATTGCGCATGATGTTGGAGTTGCAACAAAACTTACTGATGTTCATTTCAGAGGAGAATATTGGAAAGCACCAAAACAATACAACAAACTAACAAAGACTAGCATCTATTCAGTACCAGAATTTCCAGACTATCCATTCTTAGATCCTCATTGGATAATTCGAGTTAATGGAAGTTGTGAGATAGGACCCAATGCCGTTCCTGTTTTTAGCCCATATGGATACAACAGATCTGAAAACATTAAGGAATTTGTTCCAAAGATGTTAGAGATGATAGGTTCAGGTGCAAGAAAGGCAATCTTCGACAAACAATTCCAAGAACTTGCAATGAATGAGATACAATCATCAATGTCAAAGTCAGCAATGGTTGAAAGAGTAAGAAGATTCTTGCCAAAGATTGATCCAGACAAAATTACAGAAAAAGGAACAGCAGGTATTCGTTCTTCTATAATTAATGAGAAAGGAAAGTTCGAGCCAGACGTAATTTTGCTTGATGATTCATCATCATTTCATATTCTAAATTATAATTCTCCAGGAGCAACAGGGGCATTACCATTTGCAGCGTATATTGTAAATCACCTCCACAAATCAGGACTATTTGTAAATGAAACTACTGATGCGCAGTGTGGACCATGGAAATTCTCTGAAATTATTGAAAAAATAGAGAAAAAGTAA
- a CDS encoding coenzyme F420-0:L-glutamate ligase — MQLTVLPLLADRMNEKFDVFEVFLKTLEKNKEKLQHGDVLVISTKYISNSQGRIVDLKNIQISNEGLDISRKYQLKPEIAEVVIRESDKIFGGIGGFIITSSDNIMAPNAGIDKSNAKKGKVILYPENPYLVAEQLRRKIFLRMSIHVGIILVDSRLMPARIGTSGVAIACAGIEPVLDMRSKKDLDGNPLKVTFQAVVDNLATIANHKMGEGAELKPFAIVRNSGATLTDRKINSSEMAIDPDQCVYVRGLSNPPKNR; from the coding sequence GTGCAATTAACGGTTTTACCACTTTTAGCAGACAGAATGAATGAGAAATTTGATGTTTTTGAGGTATTTCTCAAAACATTAGAAAAAAACAAGGAAAAATTACAACATGGAGATGTTTTAGTAATTTCAACAAAATACATCTCAAATTCTCAAGGAAGAATTGTAGATCTTAAAAATATCCAAATTTCAAATGAAGGACTAGATATCTCAAGAAAATACCAACTAAAACCAGAAATTGCCGAAGTTGTAATTAGAGAATCAGATAAAATTTTTGGTGGTATTGGAGGATTCATTATTACATCATCAGATAACATTATGGCACCTAATGCAGGAATTGACAAATCTAATGCAAAAAAAGGTAAAGTGATTCTTTATCCAGAAAACCCATACTTGGTAGCAGAGCAACTCCGAAGGAAAATATTTTTGAGAATGTCAATACATGTTGGGATTATTTTAGTCGATAGTAGATTGATGCCTGCAAGAATTGGAACATCTGGTGTTGCAATTGCTTGTGCAGGTATTGAACCAGTGTTAGATATGAGGTCAAAGAAAGATCTGGATGGCAATCCACTTAAAGTGACATTTCAGGCAGTTGTAGACAACTTGGCAACAATTGCAAATCACAAAATGGGTGAAGGTGCAGAATTAAAACCATTTGCAATAGTTAGAAATTCTGGTGCAACCCTCACAGATAGAAAAATAAATTCATCAGAGATGGCAATAGACCCAGATCAATGTGTATATGTTAGAGGCCTATCAAATCCACCAAAAAATCGGTAA
- a CDS encoding 3-isopropylmalate dehydratase large subunit, giving the protein MNIVEKILARASGKSQVAPDDVVFAKVDKVMVHDVSGPGVLKVFDKLKNKGVDVSKLWDPSKVWVAEDHFVPSAEKVSAENIVKLSNFTKNYGIEKHFKYGMGQYGICHTLSHEEAMVMPGDVYVGGDSHTNTTGALGAFACGLGHTDIAYVLLNGQIWFKVPETDYFKLNGKLPDHVMAKDVILKIIGDIGTDGGNYRTMQFGGSGIDDMSVESRLTLCNMTTEAGAKNGIVEADQKVVDYLSSRGATNAQVFKGDDDAQYANVYEYEASEMEPLVAKPFSPENIAVVREAPSVELDKSYIGSCTGAKYEDLEAAAKILKGKTVKIRTEILPASISIYKRAMENGLLTIFLDAGVTVGPPTCGACCGAHMGVLAKNEICISTTNRNFPGRMGHVESETYLASPMVAAASAVTGKITDPRDLQ; this is encoded by the coding sequence ATGAACATTGTAGAGAAGATTCTTGCTCGCGCATCAGGAAAATCACAAGTTGCACCTGATGATGTAGTTTTTGCAAAGGTCGACAAAGTAATGGTTCATGATGTTTCAGGACCTGGAGTTCTTAAGGTATTTGACAAATTAAAAAACAAAGGTGTTGATGTTAGTAAACTCTGGGATCCCTCAAAGGTATGGGTAGCAGAAGATCACTTTGTCCCTTCTGCTGAAAAAGTATCTGCTGAAAATATTGTAAAATTATCAAATTTTACAAAAAACTATGGAATTGAAAAGCATTTCAAATATGGAATGGGTCAGTATGGGATTTGTCACACATTATCTCATGAAGAGGCAATGGTAATGCCTGGTGATGTATATGTTGGCGGTGATTCGCATACAAATACTACTGGTGCACTTGGTGCTTTTGCATGTGGATTGGGACATACCGATATTGCATATGTTTTACTTAACGGACAAATCTGGTTTAAGGTTCCAGAAACAGATTATTTCAAACTAAATGGAAAACTCCCAGATCATGTGATGGCAAAAGATGTAATCTTGAAGATTATTGGTGATATTGGAACTGATGGTGGTAATTATAGAACAATGCAGTTTGGTGGTTCTGGAATTGATGATATGTCAGTTGAAAGTAGATTGACACTTTGTAACATGACTACTGAAGCTGGAGCAAAGAATGGAATTGTTGAAGCTGATCAAAAAGTTGTAGATTATCTTTCAAGTAGAGGTGCAACAAACGCCCAAGTATTCAAAGGCGATGACGATGCACAATATGCAAATGTATACGAATACGAAGCATCTGAGATGGAACCTCTTGTTGCAAAACCATTTTCTCCTGAAAATATTGCAGTGGTACGAGAAGCTCCATCCGTAGAACTAGACAAATCCTACATCGGTTCTTGTACTGGAGCAAAATATGAAGACTTGGAGGCTGCAGCAAAAATACTCAAAGGAAAGACAGTAAAGATCAGAACAGAAATTCTTCCAGCATCCATCTCAATTTACAAACGTGCTATGGAAAATGGATTACTTACAATTTTCTTAGATGCTGGAGTGACCGTAGGCCCTCCAACATGTGGTGCCTGCTGTGGTGCCCATATGGGAGTACTGGCAAAAAACGAAATCTGCATAAGCACTACCAACAGAAATTTTCCTGGTAGGATGGGCCATGTTGAATCTGAAACATATCTTGCATCTCCTATGGTTGCAGCAGCTTCTGCAGTTACTGGTAAAATTACTGATCCGAGGGATTTACAATGA